In Microbulbifer elongatus, the DNA window CCAAGTACGTCCACCACTTCTTTTTTGACTTCACCGGCGTATTCGTTGCGCGACGCCTCAAAGCTCTTATCGTGCACCAGGTAGTCGTATGTCGCGCCAGCCAATTCGTATTGCATGCGGACCGGGTTGACCACCATCGCCACTTCGGCAAGGTCTTTCGCCCATACCGCCAGGCCCCAAACCGCATCGCCAAAACCTTTGGCGCTCTGACTGATGTGGGCACCGACTTTCTCCAGTTCGGAGCGCTTTTCGTGAACGGCCTGAATACGTGCGGCTTCGATGCGCTCTTCCGCGACGATCTTCTGCAGCGCCAGACGGATTTTGTGGCGAATACCGGACTGACGCTCTTCCAGCACGGCTTCACCGAACGGGGCTTCCTCGATCAGGATTCGATGATTGCGCACTGCGGCGTACACCGCTTTGTGCTCTTCGGAGAAATGCGGCGGAATACCGGGGAACTGTGCGGTGTGCAGGAGTGAATGTTTCTCAGGCGAGAAGGCATCAACAGCACAGACTGTGTCATTGGCGAGAAACAGATCAAAGATGTTGTCCAGTGCAGATGGCGGAAACGTACTCAGCAAATCTGCAGCGGCGTCGTTGTCGAACATAAAATTGGGGCTCTGCCAGCCCGCAACCACACGAAACCGTTGCCCACGTTGATTCTCTACATACACCTGCATGAACTTTCCCTTTCTGCTACGCAGCGACACCGATGGCAAACTAGGAACGATGGTGCCACTTACGCAAATCCTTGAGGGAGAAATTCTAAATTAAGAGCGCAGCACGGCAAAGCCGCGCGCGAGATGAAATGGGGAAAACTGTGGAGAATTTACCGATTATCGGTAGCAGAAACACTGACTGTTACGGTAGTGCCAATTAGGCCGAGCCGCCCGACGGGTCACCGGACGGGCGCACGCGGCTAACTGGTACGCTTTCGAAGCGTTATGACAATAAAAATCCTTATTCAACGACGCACACAGGCGTCCAACTGCATGCGATAGAGCTCGGCCATATCTTCATCAATACAGCAGAAAATGACATGGCGGGGACCACCGTCGCGGTCGAGATGATTTTGAGCCTGCTCAACGGCAATTTCTACTGCGAGCTCAGGAGGGTAATCGTAGACGCCACAACTAATGGCAGGAAAGGCAATGGAATGGGCGTGTTCGCGCCGCGCAAGGTTGAGACACTGGCGATAACAGCTGGCGAGTAGCTCCGGTTCGCCAAGATTACCGCTACGCCAGACCGGGCCGACCGTGTGATAGATTCGCTTCACCGGCAGCCGGTATCCGGCGGTGGCGCGCACTTCCCCTACCGGGCAACCGCCAATAGCGCGGCAGGCCTCCATCAACTCTGGGCCTGCCGCACGGTGGATGGCGCCATCGACGCCGCCTCCGCCAAGGAGCCTCTGGTTGGCTGCATTGACGATTACATCCACATGCAACCGAGTGATATCACCGAGGTGTACTTCGATCACTCCAACTACTCCAGCCGCGGCACCACCGATCAATTGCGCAACATTGCGCGAATACCGCGATCAGACTACTGCTTTTGCCCCAGTAATTGACGGTGGCGCGTTGAAATTCCTTCAGGGCAATGCGTCACGGCACTTACTAAAACAATAGCAGCTGCGGAGAGTACAAAACCCGGTAAAAGCTCGTATATATCGAAGATGCCACCTGAGAGCTGTTTCCATACCACAACGGTTATACCCCCCACCAACACACCGGCAATGGCACCGGCACCGGTCATGCGCGACCAGTAGAGGCTGATCAGTATCGCCGGGCCGATAGCCGCGCCCAGGCCGGCCCAGGCATAGGCGACCACATCCAGCACTTTGGAGCCCGGATCCATCGCGACGCCCACCGCAATCAATGACAGCGCCACCACTGCCCAACGGCCCACTTTCACGATACTTTCCGACGAAGCCTGTTTGCCGAACCACACATGGTAGATATCCTCGGCCAACGCCGCGGACGACACCAGTAACTGGGAATCTGCGGTGCTCATAATGGCGGACAGTATCGCTGCCAGCAGAATGCCGGCTACCAGAGGATGAAACAGAGACTCCACCAACGCCATAAAGATCCGCTCACCATCCGGCAGTGTCGTGGAAAGCTCCAGGTGGCCAAACAGGCCGACACACATAGCCCCGAGAAAGCCGGCCAGGGACCAGATCGCAGCGACGGTAGCCGCAGCCGGCATGTCATCCGGATGCCGCAGCGCCTTGAAGCGGGCCAGAATGTGCGGTTGACCAAAGTACCCGAGTCCCCACGCCAGAGAACTCAGGACCGCAGCCACCCCCAGGGTGGCGCCGGTGTTGTCCCTCATCCAGTGCATCAATTCCGGATGCTCCGCCTGCATGGTCGTCCAGGCGCTCCCCCAACCACCCTCATCGGAAATTACCATGATCGGCACAATCACCAGCGCGAGGCTCATCAGCAGCCCTTGAAATACATCGGTCCAGGACACCGCCAGGAAGCCCCCAAACAGGGTGTAGGAGATCACAGCAATCGCCCCAATCACCACCGCCCACTGGTAATCCCAGCCAAATACAGTCTCAAACAACTTGCCGCCGGCAATCAGGCCGGAAGCCACGTAGAACAGAAAAAACAGCAAAATGAAAAAGGCACAGATGGTGCGCAACCAGGGCGTGGCAAGATTGAAGCGGCGGTGCAGGTAGGCGGGCACGGTGAGAGAGTCATCCAGGGCATAGGTGTAGATGCGCAGCCGGCGCGCCATGGTGGTCCAGCTCAAGACAATGCCGCTGAACAGGCCAATGGCAATCCACCCGGAAGAAAGCCCGGTGGCATAGGCGGCACCGGGCAGCCCCAGCAGCAGCCAGCCGCTCATGTCCGAAGCCCCGGCACTCAGCGCTGCAACCGCCGGCGGCAGCGAGCGACCACCGAGAAAGTAATCGCTGGCATCCTTGGTACGCCGGTAGGCATAGACACCGATGGCAAGAATCAGGGCGAGATAAGCGATAAACGTAAGGGCGACAAGCCACTGTCCGGACATTTGGGATTCCCCGTCAAAATTGGCAGATCTAGCCACGTCCCGCGAAAGAATAGGCTGAATCCGTCGTTATTGGTCTTTATTACGCGTAAATCTACCCATTCGCTGGCGGTTACTCAATCCACAAACTAAACCAAGGGTATGAACAGTTACCAGAAGCCGCCATGGATGGCGGTCACCGACTGAGCAGTTAGGGAAAGCGAAAGCAC includes these proteins:
- a CDS encoding O-acetyl-ADP-ribose deacetylase — protein: MIEVHLGDITRLHVDVIVNAANQRLLGGGGVDGAIHRAAGPELMEACRAIGGCPVGEVRATAGYRLPVKRIYHTVGPVWRSGNLGEPELLASCYRQCLNLARREHAHSIAFPAISCGVYDYPPELAVEIAVEQAQNHLDRDGGPRHVIFCCIDEDMAELYRMQLDACVRR
- the putP gene encoding sodium/proline symporter PutP; amino-acid sequence: MSGQWLVALTFIAYLALILAIGVYAYRRTKDASDYFLGGRSLPPAVAALSAGASDMSGWLLLGLPGAAYATGLSSGWIAIGLFSGIVLSWTTMARRLRIYTYALDDSLTVPAYLHRRFNLATPWLRTICAFFILLFFLFYVASGLIAGGKLFETVFGWDYQWAVVIGAIAVISYTLFGGFLAVSWTDVFQGLLMSLALVIVPIMVISDEGGWGSAWTTMQAEHPELMHWMRDNTGATLGVAAVLSSLAWGLGYFGQPHILARFKALRHPDDMPAAATVAAIWSLAGFLGAMCVGLFGHLELSTTLPDGERIFMALVESLFHPLVAGILLAAILSAIMSTADSQLLVSSAALAEDIYHVWFGKQASSESIVKVGRWAVVALSLIAVGVAMDPGSKVLDVVAYAWAGLGAAIGPAILISLYWSRMTGAGAIAGVLVGGITVVVWKQLSGGIFDIYELLPGFVLSAAAIVLVSAVTHCPEGISTRHRQLLGQKQ